The following is a genomic window from Neodiprion pinetum isolate iyNeoPine1 chromosome 3, iyNeoPine1.2, whole genome shotgun sequence.
TTAcattatgtatttatatttattatcttTATTGGAATAAATAATAAGCGGTTGTACTTTACTTTTCAGCACAATTCAAGATAAAGTATCGTAATCAATAtttgcctaaaaaaaaaaaaaaatggctacGTACGACGATGAATATGATGGCTTTTCCTGTTGAAGTTTCATGTTAAAATTTGGAAAGATCACGTTTCACATATTATTAGTGTCTGGTATTTACACCTGATTCCTCGATTATCTTGAAACACGACACTTTGTCTCTCCCCTCGCAACATGTATTCAGGTGATGGAGGAATCGGATGTTAATGCCAAATGTAGCGTATGCGTCACAGAACTTGCCTTCATGGGCtagtaaattaaaatttttttcttatttttattattagatACATTATGAACTATTTCATAGTATATTTTCCGTTTTTCACATAAttagtatttatttattttttccttttctctttcctgtAATATCCTTACTCATCATTTGGTTAGTCGTCACCCGATAGATTGCTTGTACGCATACCCATCAACATATAAAAAGTCTACCACTTGCAAGTTTACGTGGagaagacgaaaaattatgcaacgaggttgaaaagaataataaaataaatacaggAATACTTGAAAGAGATaagtaaaattacaatttatagaCAGCATGGTACCATCTTGGGGTACATAATTTATACACGGAAATATGTAAACTTTGGAACGAATTTAGCAATATAGTAAATAAAACTATTCGTAGTAAAGTACAATGcgacaatatttattattccttTTAGCTCAATTATTTACTGATACAAAAAACTTGCCCAATTTCAGACATTGGGAAATTCGTAATTCGTATTTgcagatttttctgaaaaatcgagAAAAGGTATTTGACCGATTTGACTAGCAAATCGCATCACAATACAATATAATAGACAAAACAGCAAAGGCAAGCACTCGCTGGAGTCGAAAACCTCATTCACCCAATTGTACGTAGAATacgataaaaattgtaaaattaacgTATCATTAACTAAATGTAAAGCCGTCTTCATCGTAATGAAGGAACACAGCGATGATAGAATGTTATATTGTATTACGTTGTTATCTTCTAAGGCGGGTACAGCTGGTAAATTCTTATAGATATTGTTGGCTGTTCCATTCCCCTGTCTTTTTCAATGTATTGCTACAAGTCCGGATTCAAGAAGCTTTTGTATTTTTGCCGCAATGTCAGGATTTTTCAGATGGCTGCAAAGGATTAAAGAAAGAATTACTAAAATGAACTAAATTATCACAGAATTACGCATGAGAATTTTGTACTATGGTATACCTTCAGTAAGGTGTATAGCTGTCATCGAAAGAAGCGTGATTCTACACTACATTCATCTTTTCTGAACCAGATTAATTGAGATCATTAACTATGGGTTATGCAAATAACAATAAACTTACTCTTGGAGTGCTTTTGGATCGCTCTGCATTTGCTCAAGAATCAAACGCATCGCAGGATCTCTGAGGATGTTCTGAACCTCCGGGTCAGCCATGGCTCTCTTTCTGACTTCCTCGGGATTGGAGCTAACAGCGACGGTACAGGACCGGTAGCCATCAAGCGCTTCGCTATTGGATGGGTCTATTTCTAATGCTTTCTGATAAGCGGACAGAGCTTTTCCTTGCTGCTGCATTCCTTGGAGGATTTTACCCTTTCTTATCCATCCCTTGATGAATTTTGGGTCAATTTCTACGCACTTCTCACAGTCTTTTAGCCCCAAGTCAAAAGCTACAAGTTTAGTATAACAGGCTGCTCTGTTACTGTAATATTTTGGCTCATCAGGGTTTCTCAAAATGGCTTCTGAGTAGTGTTTTACTGCTCCGACGTAATCTCCGTCCTTAAACTTTTGGTTGCCaagttctttttcttcctcagcTTTGATCGGGTCAATATAAGCTTTTCTCTCCTGCTCcttaattttcttatcgaTATCGGACAGGAGGGTTTTAATCTCGGGTGTTCTGTGCTCGGACATAGATTTTTCGTAATAAACTTTAGCCTGTTTCCAATTCTCTAATTTCTTATAGGCATTCCCAATTCGAGTGAACGCCTTCGCTATAAGTTTAAAATCCGCCCTATTTTCCCGACCAACTTCAATGGCCTGTTCGCATTGTTCTATACATTTTTGGTACTCTTTTTGCTCAAAGTAAACTGCTGCGACATTGTTTCGATACGTAATATCCGTAGGGTCAAGCTCGATGGCTTTATTATAATGTTCCAAGGCGGCCTCgaagtttttcttcttatatGCTTCGTTTCCCAACTCTTTTTCTCGTTTGGCCGCCTTCTTCTCTTCAGGAAGATTCTCATCCTCTTTTTTCTCGGGTTTTGCTTCCTGTGTAGGCTGCGAAGTCTCTCTCGTAGGCTTTGGAGGGTCGACATCCATAGGCTCGTCCATGTCTCCAGGATTCAGTCCAAGAAGTACGCTCAAGGTCGTAAGTACTCGATTATCTTGCAACCTAGCGCCTAGAACCCTGGGGTTACTTCTGAGCTCCTGGATCAGTTTGACATACTCGGGGTCATCGAGGTACGCTCTAGTCCTTGGATCGCTGCGcaattttacgaaaatatcTGGGGCGTTGAAGGGATTTGCGTCACTCCTCTGCGCCTGCACTTCGGACAAGCCCTCCCTCAACTGCTGATTATCAGGGTCTAATTTGAGACCCTCTTCGTAAGCCTTTATCGATTCGTCCAATCTACCGAGGTACGCGAGGGCGCTACCCTTTCTGGAGTAGCCCTTAACCCAGTCAGGCTTTAGCTCTACTGTTTTCGCAGCATCCTCTAGCGCCTGCTCGTACTTTTCAGCTTTGGCATAAGCAGCCGATCTGTTGCTATACAATACGTGGTTGCTACCGTCCAAGGCGATTGCCTCAGTGTAATACTTGACCGCTTCATCATATTTACCTTCTTGCAGCGCGGCGTTGCCTTTGTCTTTCAGTGCTGACACCTAGAGCGATAATCAAACATTGCAGAGGTTATTGTcaggagtgaaaaaaatacaaaatgttGTTCAAAACTGACGTAGGAGTAGCATTTTTACCACGGTAATGGTCATGCTATCACCGTTTTATCAAATAACAGTCGCAAAAATACGGGAAAACGGAGAGCTTTTGGATAAATTTATTCGCAGCGACAACGTGAATGACTATTTAGCCGATCGACAAAGGAACGGATAAACAAATTGCGGAATAAACAAAACGTTTGTAACAATGGAATGATTGCAAAGCCGCGTGAGCTTCAACGGTCGACGACGTAGCCCGAACGCGTGCATCGTGAGGACGGAGAGCGTAGTTATATATCTTGTGCGTCGGAGAAATTACGGCGAAAAATGAAGAGGTATCCTTGAAAACATTTACGAATGATCGGATTGTGCAATTTTGGGAAATTAATTACGCTCGTAATTATTTACTTTACCTTTTCCATTACGCCGGTGACTTCCGTGCGCTTAAGGTTCGCTCGCGTCGATCAAAACTGTCTGACTCTTTCCCTGTGTGCCGCTTCGAATGCTTCGACGATTTAGGCAGAAAGCTCTGGAAGTATTCTTGTTTGGCATACGAGGGACCGCCGCTGGCGCCGTGCGCCCATCGAACGAACCAGAACATGCGCAAAATAGCGATGATTTAGCACATCCTTGAGTAGAGCACTCGGTAGCCATTATGGCCGGGTTACCATCGTTCACGCGATCCTCGGTGGAGCAGTCTTACCGACCGCAAATAACAGTACCGACTGATGTCCCTGACGCGCGTgatttaaaaaagtttcattgcAGTTCTCTCATTCTCATGccaattctgaaaaataaacagaCTATGATTAAAAAAGGTTTATTCTATCATTTCGAACAGATTTTCATATCTAATCTCTAAGATGTCTTAAAATGATTGTATacgtccaaaaaaaaaaaaaaaaaaattctcgcgtTCAGGAGAGAAATAATCAGATTGGAATGTGTTGTTGTTATTCGTTAATGATTTCTGATGTACGGTTTACCGTTTGACTTGTCACGAAATGTTACGTCaggtcaaaaataaaatatgaactAAACGTATTAATCCCTCTCACCGTTCAGGCAGTGCTGTGCCATCTGAATTTGTAACTAGATTTATTCAGCTCGTATGTCAGGTCACGATTGACTGTAAATCAATCGCTACCTTTCTTTCGTGGCTGTATATTTTCCGAGGTACCATGGTGTGTATCACAGTTTTCCCGTACAAATTATATATACAGTTTGCCTCTGTCTAATAATTGTGAGAACAATTTAAGACGTGGAGGAATTACAGATAATAGAGTGGGGGTAAAAATCGAGAGAAATATCAGAAAATGGAAGAGTCACAACagcgaattttgaaaaatatcaacattTATTTCGTAGAGTTTCAAATCTAGAAGTGTCACGATTCCATGTATTGGTTTCCCATACTTTAAACCTTTTCACGTTTTGACTTTACTATATTTCAACTTTCTACTGGTTAAAATTctgtgaaacaaattttcagcTTCTTACAAATTCGGTATTGCGACCTTTCTATTTTCTAGTCCGTCTACATTTTAGCCCCACCTCTGTCTTCATACCGATACACCTAAAGGAAAAACTCACAAGAATTTCCAGAAACATCCTGTACGCAATGACAGAAGTAACGTTCACTGATGGCATCCCTACAAAATTcttgtactcattccgatgaCACAACGCTGGACTTCAATGTTGTCAAAAAGTGTTTGTCATCGGGTCAATTGCGCAACTTTCATGTATCCATATTTCATGTCTACCGATAAATTACTCTAGCATATTCAGGTATATCAGCTTTCGACCCTCCAACGGTTCATGCTAATTTCGTACAAACACGAAGGCCCGTTTATTTTCGCGCATTACAGAgctataattataattgaccGGATGTTATTCCGTACCGCGGTGAGAAAGTATATTGTAATTCTTTAGCGTTAAGCTCGTCGTATTTATTAACGTCGAGAACGGCTCTGTGCATATAATTTCGGCAGATGCCTCATGTATGCACCGACACACTCGTCTTTCACGGCGTTATCGCGCGTCATACGCGAAAGTGAAAATAGTTTACCGGAGTCACATGAAGagttacaataaatatattacagaTGCGAGGAGAAATTCACGGAAACGTGGAACCGTCTAACGCATTTCGTCATCGAAAACTCCAACGTGTTGTGCGGTTTTTCCGCTTTGTTATTGTATTAAAAGTTACGTATGTTATGAAAGGCAAGCAGAATGCATCTGCTGACCGTAAGCGCCTCACGCCGAAAACAAAAGCACCTCCATTTTTggaaatgatgtaataaattcCCGTCTCTCGATTTACGCGAAATCACTCGCCGGTTTTATACTCGCTCTATACCTTATACCCAATTCAAACTATTTCCTCATGCACCTACTTCGTGGGTAGGTCTGTACTATAATACGTTACATATACGTGACAAGCATAACATGCGACGTCGCCGGCTTCTATTATCGGTAAAAATTCCTGATCACTCGATTATCGCCCTGAAGCACGTCAGCTTAATTCCCCACTGACCGAATTGCTCCACATAGCAATGGCGCGCTAACAGCCGAATAGTCTGCATCGGAGATATTATACCAGAACCGCAATCCGTGGTCCCTCGATATTTTGCGGTCAAATAGGAGGggataaattttaaacagaAATTTACTTCGTCAGTCGCCGTATTCGTAGGATGTTATGCATGCGTTAATCGATCAGCTGATCGCGATATCCGCGATCTAGGCCCTCTCTCGACCCAATGATTTCTCCTTTTACGGCCGGTATACGCATAAGAACTTTTTGTCAGCCGCCTGTATCGTTGAAACTGGTTTTACACGTATACCGTACTGTCCAACTCATCGTCAGTTCTAGATGCGGCATTTTCAACGCGCCTGCGTTGGAATTCCCAGGGGCTACTGGGGAATCCCAGTCCCACCGAATGGAACCTCGAACCGTGTACAACGAACGCGCTGGCTGCGATTCTAGAGAGCCTCGCGAAGCGAAAAGCCGCAGCCGCAAGCTCGTGATCGAGAACTGCGGAAAGAAAGgtgtataaattacaaagGCTGTATAATAAAGGTACGCGTCTTCGATCTCTCCTGCGGTAAATCTGCTTCGAATTATACGCGTATCATCTACTCGCAGGCGGCAGGGTTCATTGCCAGAAGCTTCTTTctccatttatttttatacctttcGTTGTTGTGCGGGCAAGGTAATTGAACGCTGCACTGCGGATGTTGTCGAGATCTGAAGTTGATAAGAAGAAAGTTTCGTATCATATTGACGAGTGCGATTAATTATACATCATCCACTGTTTCCTCATAGGCCGTAAAGACCCGTCGTTACAAgcgttaaaaattatattacccAGTTAACGCGAGACGTTGAAGGCATAAAACTTACAGCATCAATAATTCTAATTATTCATGAGTTTCTCGGAACGGTTTTGCCGTGTTCGCTCGCATTATTCGTGTTGCGTAATACGCGAAAGGTCGTACGACCGCAATGTCGATACAAATGCACCATCAGCGGGCTTTACTTTTGACATTCTTTTTGAAATTGCCTCACATCCAGTCATCCATATTCCCATGTACGTAGCTCAACCAGGATCTCGATACTTGCCAAATTTTCGCATCAAGTTCCGGTGGGCTTGTTGTCGGAGCATCGTTGTCATACCGGTTTCACGAACAGTACCTAATGCAAGTCAGTATCCGAATAATTTCATTAGACGAAATTccagattttgataaaaatccGGGATCAGACGATGACGCAGAGGTCTGGAGTTCGGACCTCATGCGTAACGTCAAGTTAAACTCGGTCTACTGCACGCGTAGGCATTTGGAGCAAATAAAACGGTGGCAGGTATTTATAGGCAACGAAAAACCGTGTGCTTGTACAACCGTACGGATATAAATACAATAAGCACGTAGAGATAAAGCGTGCAGGGGAAAGACGTTCTTCCCAGACGTCGAGATGCACACGCATCCTCCAAGGCACGCTGGGACTTCGGCCAAATATACATACCGGGGACTTGTAGGTACGGCACCTTATCCACGTGACTAATCCGGCAAAGCCTAAAGTAGAGAATGAGGAGTAGAGCAAACTTCCCCAAAAAAGAGCAAACAGTGATAAAAGACCGCTGGCGAACGTCTGCGACGTGTCTCTATGAGATGGAAATATATATACCCCTCGCACTGCCTTCGCGAATATACCCTGATGTGTGCTGCGGCGCTAAGTTGATCCGGCGAATACCAGTTTTCGGTTCATCTATGCCAGAACAATCTGAGACAACTTTTATTCCCATCCATATGGATAAACGCTTCGTGGAAATCGCTTAGTGTGCAGAGAGAGAAACAGAGGCAGACTTGTTGGatccgaaaaaaattgacagctGAAAGTGATCCACAAATTAAGTTACCGGTTTGTGGGGGGGACACCTCCGAAGTAACGTTacctttcgaaaatgagaaattttaatttttctgacaaCGTTTCATTACTgatgttatttgaatttgaaaataaaacttgcGTCGAAAACGTAACGTTACTTTAGGGGGTCGGATTAAAATCTAGGGTTGTCTAAATAAGTTGAAAAGTGGTGACATAGTTTATGGACGGCTCCTTAACTGGGATCACTTAAGCGTTATCGAACTTTCCAGTCTTGGTTCCGGGAATGAATTAATGAAGAACTCGTTAAGTGGATACTATCGAAGAATGATTTAAACGGACCAGTATGAGATAACTTTGACAAGTTGGGAAAACACGGATGCCGTCACGTTTCACCCTGATTGTTTTCTGACAGACGTAATATACTTTCGGAATgttaacaaaaataaagaaccGTAATGCGAATTAAGGTTCAATCTTTGTGAAAGGCATTTAGTGTTGCTTTGATGACTATTTCTAGGGTCTCCGATTTAttgttttcaacaaaaaacCGTCCTTCGTTTCTGTATGACTTTAATTCACTGCCGATGATTAACAAACTAACACGAGTTTCAAAGAGACGGaagtttagattttttttaattgactCTCCAAAACTAAGCCCCTCCAAGAATCATTATTAAAGTACGACTGAATTTACATTTTCCCCATTTGTCAAAGTCAATTCCTGGGCGTAACCCTCTTTCAGACTTTACGTTGGGAATTCCCGAATATCCGCACACAGCGTTCAACGAAGTACCTTCgaaagtgattaaaaaaaaataccggaCATACCCCTTTCATCGTTTACTACTTAGCGGCGTTTATCTACTAGGAATAACGCGTAAGTTCGGTTACATCGGGAACACCCAATTCTTCCTGAGAACGGCACGAAGGTTGTCAGTATATATGTTTTCTAAGTGATTCACCAAACTTTCTGCGGGCTCTCTTTGAGAAGAGAGCAAAAGAGGAAAATGTATTCAAAGCGAATGTGCATATAAAAGAAGGATACACAGTTAAGTTTGCAGAATCACGTCCGCGGTTTGATGAAGAACAGCATTTTCAGACCACAACCTCACGGTTGATTCCGAATAGCAACAACGCGAATCATTTCTGATTTATTCTGACTGGCATCGAGTCATCGTATGGTTCGACCTCGACAATCGGGCACGTTGGAATTCGCTTAGAAAACCTAAATCTGCAGTCTCAACAAGTTATTGCGTACGTGACGATACTTTGCTAGAGACCGTTTCA
Proteins encoded in this region:
- the Stip1 gene encoding stress-induced-phosphoprotein 1; translation: MEKVSALKDKGNAALQEGKYDEAVKYYTEAIALDGSNHVLYSNRSAAYAKAEKYEQALEDAAKTVELKPDWVKGYSRKGSALAYLGRLDESIKAYEEGLKLDPDNQQLREGLSEVQAQRSDANPFNAPDIFVKLRSDPRTRAYLDDPEYVKLIQELRSNPRVLGARLQDNRVLTTLSVLLGLNPGDMDEPMDVDPPKPTRETSQPTQEAKPEKKEDENLPEEKKAAKREKELGNEAYKKKNFEAALEHYNKAIELDPTDITYRNNVAAVYFEQKEYQKCIEQCEQAIEVGRENRADFKLIAKAFTRIGNAYKKLENWKQAKVYYEKSMSEHRTPEIKTLLSDIDKKIKEQERKAYIDPIKAEEEKELGNQKFKDGDYVGAVKHYSEAILRNPDEPKYYSNRAACYTKLVAFDLGLKDCEKCVEIDPKFIKGWIRKGKILQGMQQQGKALSAYQKALEIDPSNSEALDGYRSCTVAVSSNPEEVRKRAMADPEVQNILRDPAMRLILEQMQSDPKALQDHLKNPDIAAKIQKLLESGLVAIH